From a region of the Ascochyta rabiei chromosome 22, complete sequence genome:
- a CDS encoding Beta-ketoacyl-[acyl-carrier-protein] synthase II, translated as MRTDGKWNAKEYLNAGDERRMARFAQYAMVASEEALSDAGWAPKKEEELEATGVYIGSGIGSLDDAYDTAVAFDKGGYRKVSPLFVPRLLINLAAGHISMRYGFMGPNHAATTACTTGAHSIGDASRMIQFGDADVMVAGGAESCIHPLAISGFARARSLATEFNDRPTEASRPFDKERDGFVIGEGAGVVVLEELEHAKARGARIYAEIAGYGLSSDAHHMTAPREDGQGPRLAMKKALKHAGLKPASVDYVNAHATSTPLGDAAENRAIKGLLLGEDGKAQASEINVSSTKGAVGHLLGAAGSVEAIFTILGLHNNILPPTLNLQNPGDPAAEFNCNYVANEAQQKEVNVAMSNSFGFGGTNASLLFRKM; from the exons ATGAGAACAGATGGAAAATGGAATGCGAAAGAGTATCTTAATGCTGGT GATGAACGTCGGATGGCGAGGTTCGCGCAATATGCTATGGTTGCGTCCGAGGAAGCACTGAGCGATGCTGGATGGGCTCCGAAGAAGGAAGAGGAACTTGAGGCTACT GGTGTCTATATAGGTTCTGGCATCGGGAGCTTAGACGATGCTTATGACACCGCAGTAGCTTTCGACAAGGGT GGATATCGAAAAGTGTCGCCCCTGTTTGTCCCGCGCCTCCTTATCAATCTTGCGGCAGGTCACATATCAATGCGCTACGGCTTCATG GGACCAAATCATGCAGCCACAACGGCTTGCACGACAGGTGCACATAGTATCGGCGATGCATCTCGCATGATACAGTTTGGTGACGCCGACGTTATGGTAGCCGGTGGGGCTGAGTCTTGCATCCACCCTCTTGCTATTTCAGGATTtgcaagagcaagaagccTGGCAACTGAGTTCAATGATCGGCCTACGGAAGCCAGCCGGCCATTTGACAAAGAGCGAGATGGTTTCGTCATCGGCGAGGGTGCTGGGGTTGTTGTGCTTGAA GAGCTGGAGCATGCCAAAGCTCGCGGTGCACGTATATACGCAGAGATTGCTGGATATGGCCTGTCGAGCGACGCGCATCATATGACTGCCCCTCGTGAAGACGGTCAAGGTCCACGACTAGCGATGAAGAAGGCACTGAAACACGCTGGCTTGAAGCCGGCTTCTGTTGACTACGTCAATGCTCATGCTACAAGTACGCCTCTTGGCGATGCAGCAGAGAACAGAGCCATCAAAGGTCTGCTCCTTGGTGAGGACGGTAAGGCCCAGGCATCTGAGATCAATGTCAGCAGCACAAAGGGCGCTGTTGGGCATCTACTAGGAGCCGCGGGTAGTGTGGAAGCGATCTTCACCATCCTCGGTCTTCACAAT AACATTCTCCCACCGACTTTGAACCTTCAAAACCCTGGAGACCCAGCAGCAGAGTTCAATTGCAATTATGTCGCAAACGAAGCGCAGCAGAAAGAGGTCAATGTCGCCATGTCGAACAGCTTCGGTTTTGGAGGCACCAACGCGTCGCTTCTGTTTCGAAAGATGTAA
- a CDS encoding Homoserine O-acetyltransferase: MVTSIDANVAANGTHKYKRVTAQSENPYSGLIPDQTFAIIPEVTLESGVVLQDVSVAYKTYGTLSPGRDNAMVICHALTGSADVGDWWGPLLGGPGKAFDTSRFFVICMNSLGSPYGSASPVTARDGDVSNGRYGPEFPLTTVRDDVNIFKMLLDDLGVKQIAAVIGGSMGGMLVLEFAYFGKDYVRNIIPIATSARYSAWGISWGEAQRQSIYSDPKYDDGYYTFEDPPSTGLGAARMSALLTYRSRDSFESRFGRNTPDLSKKQSINTVPRPTTPSNEHWAIHNHGHKNAGSPRAASRTNSSAALNTSASAKTADLEFHDASNPSTPPLRRTDSTASAKSKPLAQHYFSAQSYLRYQGEKFIKRFDANCYIAITRKLDTHDISRYRYPEGEDEESLDPVTALHYALSLIEQPTLVLGIQSDGLFTYAEQQELAAHIPNATLKTIDSPDGHDAFLLEFDQVNRHLLGFLHEFLPDIMNRTPNPDIISSDSGMEATKTSTFGEAEVDDITAW; encoded by the exons ATGGTTACTTCAATTGACGCCAACGTAGCCGCTAATGGCACACACAAGTATA AACGAGTTACAGCCCAGTCCGAAAACCCCTACTCTGGCTTGATACCCGACCAGACTTTTGCGATTATACCCGAAGTCACACTTGAGTCTGGCGTTGTCCTCCAGGATGTATCCGTGGCATACAAGACATACGGCACTCTGTCACCTGGGCGCGATAATGCCATGGTCATCTGTCATGCGCTGACGGGAAGTGCTGATGTGGGCGACTGGTGGGGTCCTTTGCTGGGAGGGCCGGGTAAAGCCTTCGACACGTCGAGGTTCTTCGTCATATGCATGAACAGCTTGGGCAGTCCGTACGGCAGCGCAAGCCCCGTCACGGCACGAGATGGAGATGTCTCGAATGGGCGCTATGGGCCTGAGTTCCCGCTGACTACAGTGCGAGACGATGTCAA TATTTTCAAGATGCTTCTCGACGACCTCGGCGTCAAGCAAATCGCGGCAGTCATTGGAGGTTCCATGGGTGGCATGCTTGTGCTCGAGTTTGCTTACTTTGGAAAGGATTATGTTCGCAACATCATACCCATCGCCACCTCTGCTCGCTACAGCGCTTGGGGCATTAGCTGGGGTGAGGCCCAACGCCAGAGCATCTACAGTGATCCCAAGTACGACGACGGCTACTACACATTCGAAGATCCTCCGTCGACCGGCCTGGGAGCTGCGCGCATGTCTGCGCTGCTGACCTACCGTAGTCGCGACTCGTTCGAATCACGCTTCGGTCGTAACACCCCAGATCTATCCAAGAAGCAGAGTATCAACACTGTTCCACGTCCGACAACCCCCTCGAACGAGCATTGGGCAATCCACAACCACGGTCACAAGAACGCTGGGTCACCGCGCGCAGCGTCGAGGACAAACAGCAGTGCTGCGTTGAACACGTCCGCATCAGCAAAGACTGCCGATCTAGAATTCCACGACGCGTCGAACCCTTCTACACCACCTCTGCGACGCACCGATTCCACGGCGAGCGCAAAGTCTAAGCCTTTGGCTCAACACTACTTTTCAGCGCAGTCGTACTTGCGCTACCAGGGCGAAAAGTTCATCAAGCGATTTGACGCCAATTGTTACATCGCTATCACCCGCAAGCTCGATACTCACGACATTTCCCGCTACCGTTATCCCGAGGGCGAGGATGAAGAAAGCCTCGACCCTGTGACGGCTCTTCACTATGCGCTTTCGTTGATCGAGCAGCCAACACTTGTGCTTGGTATTCAGTCTGACGGCCTCTTCACTTATGCCGAACAGCAAGAGCTTGCAGCGCACATCCCCAATGCCACTCTGAAGACTATCGACTCGCCTGATGGTCACGACGCTTTCCTGTTGGAATTCGATCAAGTCAACCGCCACCTGCTCGGCTTCCTACACGAGTTCCTTCCAGATATTATGAATCGAACTCCAAACCCTGACATCATCTCCAGCGACTCTGGTATGGAAGCCACGAAAACGAGCACCTTTGGCGAGGCCGAAGTTGACGACATCACCGCATGGTGA